The following proteins are co-located in the bacterium genome:
- a CDS encoding AMIN domain-containing protein: MKNKKHARLDSARQVFRIVTILLLFVSSLLYSGEVKKIQVTTNGELKVFIFTNVFKYIDFILHNPERIVIDFENAISYLSPKIKVNISPILSIRSSQFRRVLIPVTRVVIDLDKESKYSISRTDEGVIVNLGISVAEKKKIAILPEPFFYHSRGKRDPFKPWLGIPAVAETLLDVSKATIVGIMWSPKDKYALAQDQTGKGYILREGDPVSDGKVELINKNKVTFAIRSFGGIKRITLKLLPIEEKK, from the coding sequence ATGAAAAATAAAAAACATGCCCGCCTTGACTCAGCGAGGCAGGTATTTAGGATTGTTACAATTTTGTTATTGTTTGTTAGCTCATTACTTTACAGTGGTGAGGTAAAGAAGATTCAGGTCACCACTAACGGTGAGTTGAAGGTTTTTATATTTACCAATGTCTTTAAGTATATAGATTTTATCCTCCATAATCCTGAAAGGATAGTAATAGACTTTGAGAATGCTATTTCTTATTTATCACCTAAAATAAAGGTAAATATCTCGCCTATTCTGTCTATCAGGTCGAGTCAATTTAGACGAGTACTTATCCCTGTTACAAGAGTGGTAATTGACCTTGATAAAGAATCTAAATATTCAATATCTCGGACTGATGAAGGTGTAATAGTTAATTTAGGTATAAGCGTTGCTGAGAAGAAAAAGATAGCTATACTTCCTGAGCCCTTTTTCTACCATTCACGAGGTAAAAGGGACCCATTTAAGCCATGGCTTGGCATCCCTGCTGTTGCCGAGACCCTCCTTGATGTTAGCAAGGCAACAATTGTAGGTATAATGTGGAGTCCAAAAGACAAGTATGCGTTGGCACAGGACCAAACAGGTAAGGGATACATACTCCGTGAAGGCGACCCAGTGAGTGACGGTAAGGTTGAACTTATAAATAAGAACAAAGTAACTTTTGCTATACGCAGTTTTGGTGGTATAAAGAGGATTACACTTAAATTACTGCCAATAGAAGAAAAGAAATAG
- the pilO gene encoding type 4a pilus biogenesis protein PilO — protein MTRPRRILFACVLVVVIFFAFFTVLFRPRAAQIRELNQKYAQVSKALERSKNLIERYKSVKVAFDSLSSQWEIFEEYLPEEKEMPGLLRGMAEAGRLSNVSFILFKPLTPVPREFYNENPIQIKVSAGYHELGNFLSRVAGLQRLVNVDKIRLMSSGKPDKTLEAEFIATAYSVTKKGR, from the coding sequence ATGACGAGACCGCGTCGCATTTTATTTGCGTGTGTTTTAGTGGTTGTAATATTTTTTGCATTTTTCACTGTTTTATTTAGACCAAGAGCTGCACAAATACGTGAGCTTAACCAAAAGTATGCGCAAGTGTCTAAAGCACTTGAGAGATCAAAGAATTTAATAGAGAGGTATAAGAGTGTGAAAGTGGCTTTTGATTCATTATCTTCTCAATGGGAGATATTTGAAGAGTATTTACCTGAAGAAAAAGAGATGCCTGGATTACTTCGTGGTATGGCTGAAGCCGGTAGACTAAGCAATGTTAGTTTCATCCTATTTAAACCATTAACTCCAGTCCCACGTGAGTTTTACAACGAGAACCCAATTCAAATAAAAGTGAGCGCAGGGTATCATGAGCTTGGTAATTTTTTATCAAGGGTAGCTGGTTTACAAAGGCTTGTAAATGTGGATAAAATTAGACTTATGTCTTCCGGTAAACCAGATAAAACATTAGAAGCAGAGTTTATCGCCACAGCATACAGTGTAACAAAAAAAGGAAGGTGA
- a CDS encoding invasin domain 3-containing protein, which produces MLRKWFFSLCALIITFVGCEKKPPTVAPAPVINILSLVAEPDSIPADGASSSIITATVKYSDGRPADGLEVKFITSLGKITTPDTTDSNGVATATLTSGTIAGMARVDASCGNKLKSIYVQFTSITGEVYIYSLTADPPSIPAGGSYTSTITANVKYQANNNPAPGFVINFSTDLGTITQIDTTDSTGNAFAILTSGTTPGTAFVKAWYSQTVRDSIQVEFTVSDTDLYIYSMTAEPSSIPADGISTSIITANLRYTNNNPAPGFVINFSTNLGTITPVDSTDSVGNAFAVLTSSAVPGVAIVKAWYSPIVKDSVLLTFTVVGDTVPASVVVYWIDYTSIYVHGTGSNETSTIIFQVRDREGNPVSGIKTVDFAIVGGPGGGEYLWPTSASTESLALVTTHLNSGTISGPVRIVASVQGTSISSSPVRIVILGGPPVQEHFSLATEKRNLYALWYAGVEDIITAYVGDQYGNPVPDNTIVWFTTQCGIIQPGSGVTSNGITSNTLISCAPWPLTGLFYVYGWTIDGNGSTIKDSVRVLWSHDTMLKLLPDSFNIPNAGNASFIYTLRDINGNPLTGGTAIQVSATAGELRGDIDVKIPDTQSPAWTQFSFSLWDDEPDTVNLRRSKILVDVTSDNGNASAAVYGEIY; this is translated from the coding sequence ATGTTACGGAAATGGTTTTTTAGTCTTTGTGCTCTTATTATAACTTTTGTAGGGTGCGAGAAGAAGCCACCAACAGTGGCGCCAGCTCCTGTCATAAATATTTTGTCTCTTGTAGCAGAGCCTGATAGCATACCTGCAGATGGGGCAAGTAGTTCAATAATAACTGCAACAGTTAAATATTCGGATGGTAGACCAGCTGATGGGTTAGAAGTTAAGTTTATTACAAGTTTAGGGAAAATAACTACTCCTGATACAACTGACTCTAATGGAGTAGCTACTGCTACTCTTACCAGTGGTACGATTGCTGGTATGGCAAGAGTAGATGCCTCTTGTGGTAACAAACTTAAGTCAATTTATGTTCAATTTACTTCTATAACTGGTGAGGTATACATATATTCCTTAACAGCTGACCCTCCAAGTATTCCAGCAGGCGGTAGTTACACATCAACTATAACTGCAAATGTCAAATACCAGGCTAATAATAATCCGGCACCCGGCTTTGTAATCAATTTTTCAACTGATTTAGGTACGATAACACAGATAGACACTACTGATTCTACTGGTAACGCCTTTGCAATCTTGACAAGTGGAACTACCCCAGGTACAGCCTTTGTTAAGGCTTGGTATAGTCAAACAGTAAGGGATAGTATTCAAGTGGAGTTTACAGTGAGTGATACCGATTTATATATATACTCTATGACAGCAGAGCCTTCAAGTATTCCAGCAGATGGAATCAGTACTTCAATTATAACTGCAAATCTTAGGTATACGAATAATAATCCGGCACCCGGTTTTGTAATTAATTTTTCAACTAATTTGGGCACAATAACACCAGTGGATAGTACCGATTCTGTTGGTAATGCATTTGCAGTCTTAACGAGTAGTGCCGTACCGGGTGTAGCTATAGTTAAAGCTTGGTATAGTCCTATTGTGAAGGATAGTGTTCTTCTTACCTTTACAGTAGTAGGTGATACAGTACCAGCCAGTGTTGTTGTCTATTGGATTGATTACACATCAATCTATGTACATGGGACTGGCTCTAATGAGACTTCCACTATTATTTTTCAGGTTAGGGACCGTGAAGGCAACCCAGTTAGTGGCATAAAGACAGTTGATTTCGCAATTGTAGGTGGTCCGGGTGGTGGTGAATATCTTTGGCCTACTTCTGCATCTACTGAGAGCCTGGCTTTAGTTACTACTCATCTTAACAGTGGCACAATTTCTGGTCCAGTTAGAATCGTAGCTAGTGTACAAGGGACAAGTATCTCATCAAGTCCGGTCAGGATAGTCATACTTGGTGGTCCACCAGTTCAGGAACATTTTTCGCTTGCAACTGAGAAACGCAATCTTTATGCACTATGGTATGCTGGAGTTGAAGATATAATTACAGCCTATGTTGGTGACCAATACGGTAACCCTGTACCGGACAATACCATAGTCTGGTTTACTACACAGTGTGGTATAATTCAGCCAGGTTCAGGTGTTACCTCAAATGGCATCACATCCAATACCCTTATCTCATGTGCACCTTGGCCATTAACTGGTCTATTTTATGTTTATGGCTGGACAATAGATGGGAATGGTAGTACTATTAAGGATTCTGTAAGAGTTCTTTGGTCACATGATACTATGCTTAAACTTTTGCCAGATAGCTTCAACATCCCAAATGCTGGGAATGCAAGTTTCATATATACATTGCGAGATATAAATGGTAATCCACTAACTGGAGGCACAGCTATACAAGTAAGTGCTACAGCGGGTGAGCTGAGGGGTGACATAGATGTTAAGATTCCTGATACCCAGTCCCCGGCTTGGACTCAATTTAGTTTCTCGCTTTGGGATGATGAGCCTGATACAGTAAACTTAAGGAGGTCAAAAATATTAGTTGATGTAACAAGTGATAATGGCAATGCCAGCGCGGCAGTCTATGGTGAGATTTATTAA
- a CDS encoding T9SS type A sorting domain-containing protein, giving the protein MKVLFRIGFGVCSVLMSCLLAPSAVFPFTWAVSVTIKGDSISYILTFATDPNGTDLYDQGLDVIHPPAPPGEFDAYFYSIEDTVNLPYSMDIDVRSSIDTFILWELVIVHSVIDSLFWSPEDLPTFGTVTLADTIDMRKDSIAVYSGNVGLPIIFSTTQRLSEGKNSIEFPVSFTLYQSYPNPFGSEAKIRFALPKKGIVNLKIYDASGRLVETLVNGEKELGYYTVKWNAKDYPAGIYFAKFEAGYYTVTKKLIMIR; this is encoded by the coding sequence ATGAAAGTTTTATTTAGAATTGGGTTTGGAGTTTGCTCAGTTTTGATGTCTTGTCTGTTAGCGCCGAGCGCTGTATTCCCATTTACTTGGGCGGTGTCTGTGACTATAAAAGGAGATAGTATCTCATACATTCTTACTTTTGCAACTGATCCAAATGGAACTGACCTCTATGACCAAGGTTTGGATGTAATTCATCCTCCTGCGCCACCTGGTGAATTTGATGCTTACTTTTATTCTATAGAGGATACCGTTAACCTACCTTATAGTATGGATATAGATGTTAGATCTTCCATAGATACATTTATTCTTTGGGAACTGGTGATAGTTCATAGTGTTATTGACTCACTTTTTTGGAGTCCAGAAGATTTGCCTACTTTTGGCACAGTCACGCTTGCAGATACTATTGATATGAGAAAAGATAGCATAGCTGTATACAGTGGCAACGTAGGATTACCTATTATCTTTTCTACCACCCAGAGACTTTCGGAAGGGAAAAATTCTATTGAGTTCCCAGTATCGTTTACTCTTTATCAGAGCTATCCCAATCCATTTGGTTCAGAAGCTAAAATTAGATTTGCCCTACCTAAAAAGGGAATAGTAAATTTGAAGATTTACGATGCAAGTGGTAGGTTAGTGGAGACACTGGTCAATGGAGAAAAAGAGCTAGGGTATTATACAGTAAAATGGAACGCTAAAGACTATCCGGCTGGCATTTATTTTGCAAAGTTTGAAGCAGGCTATTACACAGTGACAAAGAAATTGATTATGATAAGATGA
- the pilM gene encoding type IV pilus assembly protein PilM, with protein MRLELPKLGLPRRVKAGVFTSKFRSAFGFLKRPLTPRRVCVGLDIGTRYIKLAQVKKTQKGYLLEKYGVVELPFGVIVDREFMDRETLIENIRNLVKSSDLKETKISLIVSGKDVILKRLETKFTKRREVPTLVQKLIKENIPFDLKEVVTDYKKLKEEKERLEFVLTGAKNEVLYPLIDVIKDTELLPYNIDIAPFALQSVYQVNDYIKDEGAFLLVNIGFEHTLMTIVKNRGYFFDDDIPIGVRSFTEEIQRVCGISYAEAARVLHGEEIKDVKPKDVSKAISSTLKRLLSRAERILPEIPERSGVILGGGGADIPGIKEAFAEKFNTHCEIGNPLKLIECATEPPKSPHTFDIAIGLAISKLETLGVNLLPFEERIKERNKIIEAIDTGLPFYSSIVALVILSLIGFGIVKKQNRIEGEIKDMELQQASMTDKADLVRSLISKENELSTKIKVVQDLSKHRYARIKLLDELNRLLPRYTWLVALNEESVDTFGINILIRGITTSNFAVSEFMQRLEQVPNFSDVNLSYTQRGEISGIETIEFEIKARFKE; from the coding sequence ATGAGATTGGAATTACCTAAATTAGGCCTGCCTCGCCGAGTCAAGGCGGGAGTGTTTACATCCAAGTTTAGGTCAGCATTCGGATTCTTGAAGAGGCCTTTAACTCCCAGGCGGGTATGCGTTGGATTAGATATTGGGACACGTTATATAAAACTTGCTCAAGTGAAGAAAACTCAAAAGGGTTATTTACTTGAAAAATATGGAGTAGTAGAATTACCATTTGGTGTAATTGTAGACCGTGAGTTTATGGACCGCGAAACCCTTATTGAAAACATAAGAAACTTAGTTAAGAGTAGCGACCTTAAAGAGACAAAAATCTCACTCATCGTATCCGGCAAGGATGTTATTCTTAAAAGACTTGAGACCAAATTCACTAAACGTAGAGAAGTTCCAACTTTAGTTCAAAAGCTTATCAAAGAAAATATTCCCTTTGACCTTAAAGAAGTTGTTACTGATTATAAGAAATTAAAGGAAGAGAAAGAACGCCTCGAATTTGTACTTACAGGTGCAAAAAATGAGGTCCTTTATCCCCTAATAGATGTTATAAAAGATACTGAACTTTTACCATATAATATTGATATAGCTCCATTTGCACTTCAGTCCGTTTATCAAGTGAATGACTATATAAAAGATGAGGGTGCCTTCCTTTTGGTCAATATTGGGTTTGAACATACATTGATGACAATCGTTAAGAATAGGGGCTATTTCTTTGACGATGATATTCCTATTGGTGTTCGTTCTTTTACTGAGGAAATTCAGAGAGTATGTGGAATTAGTTATGCTGAAGCAGCACGTGTCCTCCATGGTGAGGAAATTAAAGATGTAAAACCAAAGGATGTCTCTAAGGCAATAAGTAGCACTTTAAAAAGGTTATTAAGTAGGGCGGAACGGATACTACCCGAGATTCCAGAGCGGAGCGGAGTTATCTTAGGGGGAGGCGGGGCTGACATTCCCGGAATAAAGGAAGCTTTTGCTGAAAAGTTTAATACTCACTGCGAGATTGGCAATCCATTAAAGTTGATAGAATGTGCCACTGAACCACCTAAATCTCCTCATACTTTTGATATTGCCATTGGCTTAGCTATATCAAAACTTGAGACCCTTGGAGTTAACCTTTTACCATTTGAGGAAAGAATAAAAGAAAGGAATAAAATTATAGAGGCAATTGATACAGGACTCCCATTTTACAGCTCTATTGTTGCTTTAGTAATTCTCAGTCTTATAGGATTTGGTATAGTAAAAAAACAGAATAGGATTGAAGGCGAAATTAAGGATATGGAGCTACAGCAGGCATCAATGACAGATAAAGCAGATTTAGTGCGTAGTTTAATAAGTAAAGAAAATGAGTTATCAACCAAGATAAAAGTTGTACAAGACTTAAGTAAACACAGGTATGCGAGAATTAAATTATTAGACGAGTTAAACCGTTTACTACCACGATACACTTGGCTTGTAGCTTTAAATGAGGAGTCTGTAGATACTTTTGGGATTAACATTTTAATTCGTGGAATTACAACTTCAAACTTTGCAGTATCTGAATTCATGCAAAGACTTGAACAAGTGCCCAATTTTAGCGATGTCAACCTATCTTATACACAGAGGGGCGAAATTTCAGGTATTGAGACAATAGAGTTTGAGATAAAGGCAAGATTTAAAGAATAA
- a CDS encoding DnaA/Hda family protein — MAESFIGTLLELGIITREQLDEAISRQWKEGGDTEENLVRLGYFTEESLITLLSRKFHYHILDLNELKMSPEAMKLVPSWIAKRFFIIPVRQSDTSLAVVMTNPLDREAMSNLRKSVYLDVFPFVAKKSDIESALTKYYGPSLPEEEMHKATLISKMAPPIPSLLKKYTFENFVTGKCNDFAYSVALSVARTYSDDSNPFFIYSDIGLGKTHLLVSIWNYMIERQQSRKVLFYSSDRFVEELRAAIESKRMDEFKDQYKAIDILLIDDIGLIAGDEVAQQQFFHIFNELFQNSKQIVVTSDRPPKELSTLSQRLRSRFEGGLIAEIEAPDLETRVAILKFKAKGAKVPNEILSLIAERVTTNVRELEGVLKEVIAFSRYEKEPITKEVVEKILQRRLVLKPYTE, encoded by the coding sequence ATGGCAGAGTCTTTTATAGGCACATTACTTGAACTTGGAATTATAACACGTGAACAACTTGATGAGGCTATAAGTCGTCAGTGGAAAGAGGGTGGTGATACGGAAGAGAATTTAGTAAGACTCGGTTATTTTACTGAGGAGAGTTTAATTACGTTACTTTCACGTAAGTTTCACTATCATATACTTGATTTGAACGAGTTAAAGATGAGCCCTGAGGCAATGAAGCTTGTCCCATCTTGGATTGCGAAGCGTTTTTTTATTATACCAGTGAGACAATCAGACACTTCATTAGCTGTAGTGATGACGAATCCATTGGATAGGGAAGCTATGTCAAATTTACGCAAATCAGTTTATCTTGATGTTTTTCCTTTTGTAGCAAAGAAGAGCGACATTGAGAGCGCCCTTACAAAGTATTATGGACCAAGTTTACCAGAAGAAGAGATGCACAAAGCTACTCTGATATCAAAGATGGCTCCTCCAATTCCTTCGCTTCTTAAGAAATACACTTTTGAAAACTTTGTAACAGGTAAGTGCAATGACTTTGCTTATTCTGTAGCTTTATCAGTTGCAAGAACTTATTCAGATGACAGCAATCCATTTTTTATATATTCAGATATAGGATTGGGTAAGACCCATCTTTTAGTTTCTATATGGAATTATATGATTGAAAGACAGCAATCAAGAAAGGTTCTATTTTACTCATCTGATAGATTTGTAGAAGAACTCAGAGCTGCAATTGAGTCAAAGAGGATGGATGAATTTAAAGACCAATATAAAGCAATTGATATACTGCTAATAGACGATATTGGACTTATTGCTGGTGATGAGGTTGCGCAGCAACAGTTCTTTCATATATTTAATGAACTTTTTCAAAACTCTAAGCAAATAGTTGTGACTTCCGATCGCCCCCCAAAGGAGCTTTCAACACTTTCACAGCGTCTTAGGTCAAGGTTTGAGGGTGGCTTAATAGCAGAGATAGAGGCACCAGACCTCGAGACTCGTGTTGCTATACTAAAATTTAAAGCTAAAGGTGCAAAAGTACCTAACGAGATACTGTCTCTAATAGCTGAAAGGGTAACTACTAATGTGAGAGAGCTTGAGGGAGTCTTAAAAGAGGTTATAGCATTTTCAAGATATGAAAAAGAACCAATCACAAAAGAGGTAGTTGAAAAAATATTACAACGGAGATTAGTTTTAAAACCATATACAGAATGA
- a CDS encoding tetratricopeptide repeat protein, whose translation MLDRIQVEREARAYISRCEWEKAISLYREILDAKGDDPNIYNLIGDVYVKMEDSNSAISEYLRAVELYENDGLYENGIAVCKKILRLGLNTTEVYFDLARLYAEVGLLTESIDSLTSYAKLSKHRKEVKKKPEKYKKLIALLADDESLKSKLKSLYTEINQREEELDKIFGLLPAEPKVVVKKPELIRETKIKPERETPIAEPSRQVIDEKEVQFLLHAINEIKASDFSKLEQIDHYKLGIEYRALGFYDASVRELQLASTIDSFRQKALCELGYCFLEKGEAKLAVNAFKQAIEEGGKTSKNYIELQYGLGRAYESLGDHDNALHAFEEVYLYNISYKDVKDRLSKLRQM comes from the coding sequence ATGCTTGATAGAATTCAAGTCGAACGTGAGGCACGTGCTTATATTTCAAGGTGTGAATGGGAGAAGGCAATCTCTCTATATAGGGAGATACTCGATGCCAAAGGTGATGACCCAAATATCTATAACCTTATTGGGGATGTGTATGTAAAGATGGAAGACTCAAATAGTGCTATCTCTGAGTATCTTCGTGCAGTTGAGCTTTACGAGAATGACGGATTGTACGAAAATGGGATAGCAGTTTGTAAGAAGATATTAAGGCTTGGTCTTAACACAACTGAAGTTTACTTTGATTTAGCAAGGCTTTATGCAGAAGTTGGTTTACTAACCGAATCTATAGATTCACTTACAAGTTATGCGAAGCTATCAAAACACAGAAAGGAAGTTAAAAAGAAACCAGAAAAATATAAAAAACTTATCGCTTTGCTTGCAGATGATGAGTCTCTTAAGTCAAAGCTTAAAAGCCTTTATACAGAAATAAACCAAAGAGAAGAGGAGTTAGATAAAATTTTTGGTCTTCTTCCTGCAGAGCCAAAAGTGGTAGTTAAAAAGCCAGAACTTATAAGGGAAACTAAAATTAAGCCAGAGCGTGAGACTCCAATTGCTGAACCCTCACGTCAAGTGATAGATGAGAAAGAAGTACAGTTTTTATTACATGCAATAAATGAAATTAAAGCAAGCGATTTTTCAAAACTTGAGCAAATAGACCATTATAAATTAGGAATTGAATACAGGGCGCTCGGTTTTTACGATGCATCTGTAAGGGAGCTTCAACTTGCCTCAACTATTGACTCCTTTCGGCAAAAGGCTTTATGTGAGCTTGGTTATTGCTTTTTGGAAAAAGGTGAAGCCAAGCTTGCTGTAAATGCATTTAAGCAGGCAATTGAAGAAGGGGGTAAGACTTCAAAGAATTACATTGAGCTTCAGTATGGACTTGGAAGGGCTTACGAGTCACTTGGAGACCATGATAATGCGCTACATGCATTTGAGGAAGTCTATCTTTATAACATTTCATACAAAGATGTTAAGGATAGGTTAAGTAAATTAAGGCAGATGTGA
- a CDS encoding isocitrate/isopropylmalate dehydrogenase family protein: MHKYKIAVLPGDGVGRDVVEAARIVLDKIELDAEYIYGDIGWEFWKREGNPLPERTIELLKNTNCCLFGAITSKPKSVAQEEIAPHLKDKGFVYSSPIVKMRQLFDLYICFRPCKAFTGNPLNYKEGINIVIFRENTEDLYAGIEFYPIPDKMLEIKGMDKVPKDAAISLKVNTKRGCERIIRAAFEYAKKNNRKKVTCVHKANVVRVTDGLFLDIFNEVAKEYPEIGSDNANVDSLCMWLLKDPLNYDVLVAPNLYGDIISDLCAQMVGGLGFASTANIGDNYAVFEPTHGSAPKYAGQYKVNPMATLLACKLMIEWLSELEKAKKLEYAISEVIKEGQVKTYDLGGTATTLDVAREVVRKL; the protein is encoded by the coding sequence ATGCATAAATATAAAATTGCTGTCTTACCCGGAGATGGTGTTGGACGCGATGTTGTAGAAGCTGCACGTATAGTGTTAGATAAGATTGAACTTGATGCAGAATATATCTATGGAGATATAGGATGGGAGTTTTGGAAACGAGAAGGTAACCCATTACCGGAGCGTACTATTGAGTTATTGAAAAATACTAATTGCTGTCTATTTGGGGCAATCACATCTAAGCCAAAATCTGTTGCACAAGAAGAAATAGCACCTCACCTTAAAGATAAGGGCTTTGTATATTCAAGTCCAATTGTCAAGATGAGGCAACTATTTGACCTATATATCTGCTTTAGACCGTGTAAAGCATTTACTGGTAATCCGTTAAACTATAAAGAAGGGATAAATATTGTAATCTTTAGAGAGAATACTGAAGATTTATATGCAGGGATAGAGTTTTATCCAATTCCTGATAAGATGTTAGAGATAAAAGGTATGGATAAGGTGCCAAAGGATGCGGCAATTTCACTAAAAGTTAATACAAAAAGGGGATGCGAACGTATCATCAGGGCAGCATTTGAGTATGCAAAAAAGAACAATCGTAAAAAAGTGACCTGTGTCCACAAGGCAAATGTGGTAAGAGTAACTGATGGTCTATTTCTTGATATATTTAATGAGGTTGCAAAAGAATATCCTGAGATTGGGTCTGACAATGCTAATGTAGATTCTTTATGTATGTGGTTACTAAAGGATCCACTTAACTACGATGTCCTTGTGGCACCCAATTTATATGGGGATATAATCTCTGACTTATGTGCACAGATGGTTGGTGGGCTTGGATTTGCTTCAACTGCTAATATTGGCGATAACTATGCAGTGTTTGAGCCTACACATGGCTCGGCCCCTAAATATGCAGGCCAGTACAAGGTAAACCCAATGGCTACACTACTTGCCTGTAAACTTATGATTGAATGGCTTAGTGAATTAGAGAAGGCAAAAAAGTTGGAATATGCAATTTCTGAAGTAATTAAAGAGGGACAAGTAAAAACTTACGATTTAGGTGGTACAGCAACTACACTTGATGTAGCGAGAGAAGTAGTAAGAAAACTGTAG
- a CDS encoding DNA recombination protein RmuC yields the protein MTSFIILGIFVVFIVIFLFFISRTNRAIDDLKNNQALNLMQQQLQSTTMQINTRLEDTTKAIKDTAVAAQQVLDIGKNISTLQDLLKPPQFRGGLGETFLEHLLNEILPSQYYKTQYVFKTGAKVDAVIHLGDKLVPVDSKFPLGAFEPMIKSTTEAERVAYRRGFMKDVKKHVNDIASKYILPDEGTYNFALMYIPAENVYYETIIKDTDTDSIFSYAIGKKVIPVSPSSFYAYLQVIIEGLRGFQIEKSVQKVIQSISRLRGDFERFKVDFDVLRTHLRNAMNKFDEAERRLVQLGDKLTATSELPDDKTKSLPIE from the coding sequence ATGACCTCATTTATAATCCTTGGTATATTTGTGGTGTTTATAGTCATTTTCTTGTTTTTTATCTCTCGTACCAATCGTGCTATAGATGATTTAAAGAATAATCAGGCACTCAATTTAATGCAACAACAGCTTCAGAGCACAACTATGCAAATCAATACAAGATTGGAGGATACAACAAAGGCAATAAAAGATACGGCTGTTGCAGCACAGCAAGTTTTGGACATAGGTAAAAACATTTCTACTTTACAAGATTTACTTAAACCACCTCAATTTAGGGGTGGACTTGGTGAAACATTTTTAGAACACCTGTTAAACGAGATACTACCGTCCCAATATTATAAGACTCAATATGTTTTCAAAACTGGTGCTAAAGTGGATGCAGTAATTCATTTGGGTGATAAATTAGTTCCAGTTGATTCAAAATTTCCCCTTGGTGCTTTTGAGCCTATGATAAAAAGTACAACTGAAGCAGAACGTGTAGCCTATCGCAGAGGATTTATGAAGGATGTCAAGAAGCATGTTAATGATATTGCAAGTAAATATATACTACCAGATGAAGGCACTTATAACTTTGCATTAATGTATATACCAGCTGAAAATGTATACTATGAGACGATTATCAAGGACACAGACACAGATAGCATATTCTCTTACGCTATAGGGAAAAAAGTTATCCCTGTTTCACCTAGTTCATTTTATGCTTATTTACAGGTAATTATTGAAGGATTGCGTGGTTTCCAAATTGAAAAGAGTGTTCAAAAAGTAATTCAATCAATTTCAAGACTGCGAGGCGATTTTGAGCGATTTAAAGTAGACTTTGATGTACTTCGTACACATCTAAGGAACGCAATGAACAAATTTGATGAAGCGGAGAGGAGATTAGTTCAACTTGGTGATAAACTCACAGCTACAAGTGAACTTCCTGATGATAAGACTAAATCACTTCCTATAGAGTGA
- a CDS encoding adenine phosphoribosyltransferase — translation MENIELELKELIRSIPDFPKKGILFRDITTLIKDKYAFKETIDAIYSHYKDKKIDKVVSTEARGYIFGGALAYKLGCGIVPVRKPGKLPAKTIREEYELEYGTDALEIHRDAINPGDKVLVFDDLLATGGTALATCKLVEKLCGKIIGVGFLVELTELRARNRFKGYEVFSLIKY, via the coding sequence ATGGAAAATATAGAACTTGAGTTAAAAGAACTTATAAGGTCTATTCCTGATTTTCCAAAGAAAGGAATTTTATTTAGGGATATAACTACTCTTATAAAAGACAAGTATGCATTTAAGGAGACAATTGATGCAATATATAGCCACTATAAGGATAAAAAAATAGATAAAGTAGTGTCAACTGAAGCGAGGGGCTATATTTTTGGTGGTGCGCTTGCTTATAAATTAGGATGTGGTATAGTTCCAGTTCGTAAGCCAGGTAAATTGCCAGCTAAAACCATTCGTGAAGAATACGAGCTTGAGTATGGAACTGATGCATTAGAGATACATCGTGATGCGATTAATCCTGGTGATAAAGTTTTAGTATTTGATGACCTATTAGCTACAGGGGGGACAGCGCTTGCTACTTGTAAACTTGTAGAAAAATTATGTGGCAAAATAATAGGTGTAGGTTTCTTAGTTGAACTTACAGAGTTGAGAGCTAGAAATAGATTTAAGGGCTACGAAGTGTTCTCACTAATAAAATATTAG